A part of Vigna radiata var. radiata cultivar VC1973A chromosome 11, Vradiata_ver6, whole genome shotgun sequence genomic DNA contains:
- the LOC106777314 gene encoding isoflavone reductase — translation MAQPPFSEKIHISLSTELLSHKLGCPINTNPSVAVYAPQTHSCFNQLPTKSTKPXTAKCLFMAGKDRILVLGPTGAIGRHIVWASVKAGNPTYVLVRDTPQNVNKPRLVTAANPETRDELLHNFQNSGVFLIXGDMNDHQSLVNAIKQVDVVICSFGRLLIEDQVKIIAAXKEAGNVKRFFPSEFGLDVDRHDAVEPVREVFEEKAKIRRVIEAEGVPYTYLCCHAFTGYFLRNLAQIDTTVPPRDKIFIQGDGNVKGAYVTEADVGTYTVEAVNDPNTLNKAVHIRLPANYLTLNEIVSLWEKKIGKSLEKIYVPEEKVLKDIQQLSFPNNYLLALYHSQQIRGDAVYDIDPTRDVEASEAYPYVKYTTVDEYLNQFL, via the exons ATGGCGCAGCCTCCCTTCAGTGAGAAAATACATATTTCTTTATCAACTGAGTTATTAAGCCACAAACTGGGTTGCCCTATAAATACCAACCCAAGTGTTGCTGTCTATGCACCACAAACCCATTCCTGCTTTAATCAGTTACCTACCAAATCAACAAAACCTCANACTGCTAAGTGTTTGTTCATGGCCGGAAAAGACAGAATCCTCGTTTTGGGACCGACAGGAGCCATTGGAAGACACATAGTGTGGGCAAGTGTGAAGGCAGGGAATCCAACCTATGTGTTGGTTAGGGACACTCCACAAAATGTTAACAAACCAAGGCTCGTCACAGCTGCAAATCCTGAAACCAGAGATGAACTCCTTCACAACTTCCAAAATTCTGGAGTTTTTCTTATCCAN GGAGACATGAATGATCATCAAAGTCTCGTNAACGCCATCAAACAGGTTGACGTCGTCATCTGCTCCTTTGGGAGACTACTCATAGAAGATCAGGTCAAGATCATTGCTGCAATNAAAGAAGCTGGAAACGTCAAG AGATTCTTCCCGTCTGAATTTGGACTGGATGTGGATCGTCACGATGCAGTTGAACCAGTGAGAGAAGTGTTTGAGGAAAAAGCAAAAATCCGGAGAGTAATCGAAGCCGAGGGAGTCCCTTACACTTACCTCTGTTGCCATGCTTTTACCGGTTACTTCTTACGTAACCTAGCACAGATTGACACCACTGTTCCTCCTCGCGACAAGATATTCATTCAAGGAGATGGAAACGTCAAAG GTGCATATGTGACCGAGGCTGATGTGGGGACTTACACAGTTGAAGCAGTAAATGACCCTAACACCTTGAACAAAGCCGTGCATATAAGACTTCCTGCCAATTATTTGACCTTAAATGAGATTGTGTCTTTGTGGGAGAAAAAGATTGGAAAGAGTCTTGAGAAAATCTATGTTCCAGAGGAAAAGGTTCTGAAGGATATCCAAC AGTTGTCTTTCCCAAATAATTACCTGTTAGCATTATATCATTCACAGCAGATAAGGGGAGATGCAGTGTATGATATTGATCCCACCAGAGACGTTGAGGCTTCTGAGGCCTATCCTTATGTCAAATACACCACCGTAGATGAATATTTGAACCAGTTTCTCTGA